In Caldicoprobacter guelmensis, the sequence AATGTCGATTCCATAAATAAGTCTTTCTCACATGCCATGTCGTCCCTCTCACCTATAGTATGTTTTACATAATAACTCACCGTCTCCTCATACCTATCTTCCGTGCCAGGCCTCCCTTTTCTACTATATTTACGGCTAACCTTCTCTTCTATATAAGCCTCTACATTGTAATGCATTGACTTAACTTTCTCCATAAAAGCCACACTCTCCCGCATTGCATCTTCAATACATGCAAATGCCCTCTTCCCTATACTCTTAGCCTCCTTCTCAAGTTCCCTCTTCTCTTTCTCCCACCGCCTCTGCAATGTCTTTATCTTCTGCTCCCTCAACGAATTTGTATGTACTAATACAAATCGATATGGTTTCCCATCTATAGCCTCCACAAATTCATAAATCCTGTATTCTGCTGCATCTTTACGTGAAGACTCACTTAATACCCCTACTTCTTCCCAATTTACCCCCTGCCATGCCTTCTCTTTCCACTCCGAAACACACGAAAAATTCTCAGGTAAACGTGATATAAACTTTATTCCCTCCAGCTGCCTTAATGATTCATATGAAGATACAGTCGCTGAATCCCCTACAAATATAATATCTCTATATTGTTGCCCCTCAAAAAATACCTTCATCTCCTTTATTGCCTCTGGGTTCCATTCACGATCTGATTTGTTGCCAGATAAAAGCTGACCCATTACAGGAAGTCCACTCTGCTGTACTGCTGCCCCTATCTTGAATTGCTTAAGGTCAGGCCTATTATCTTTGCTGTAACCATAGCAGATTATAAAGTCGTTATTCTCATCCCCTTCATACAACCCTTCTACAGAAATAGATGTTGTATCCAAATGTAGGCTCTCTATAGTCAAATTATGGGCCTTTAACATGTTAAGACATATACGGCTGACAAGCTCTTTCATGTTTACTGTATGCAGTTTGTCTAAAGCACGAGCAAATGCATCATCGTTTAATTGTTCTACTGTAATACCGCTATCCTCTAACATGAATCCAAGCTTTTGTTTCCTCCAATACTCTTCAATTTTCCATAGAGGCTGTCTCCTATGCATTATAGTTACTACCAATACTTCTATTAAGAATCCTGGCGAAACCTTGGAATTATCGACTTTCCATTCTACCATATCATTGACAGTCTCTGCTATTTTTGCAATACGGCACATCTCAAACAATACTGGTATGCTAGAGGCATTGTATGCCACAATGTTCTTAACATCATTTATATCCATTCACAATCACCCCTGCATCTTTCTACAGGGGATATATATTCGACAAAAAATTCAAAAATCCTTTTGGTAATAAATGTAATTAAATTGTTAGTTTTTTACATGCGGAGACTCGGATAAAAAACAGGTCTGAAATACTTTTCCTTTATGATGTGACGGATGCCAATCCCAACGGTGATCCGGTGGATGAAAACAAGCCCAGGATCGATGAGGAGACAGGGGTCAATATAGTGACAGATGTGAGGCTAAAGAGGACTGTGAGGGATTACCTGCATGACTTTAAGGGTTTGGATGTATTCATACTTGAAATACGAGATTCGGACGGCAATTTAAAAACTAAAGAGGAAAGAATAGCTGATTTTAAAGATAATGCTGATATTGTGAAAAAATGCATTGATGTAAGGCTTTTCGGAGCTACCATTGCGGTTAGGGATAAGACCTTAACGTTGACAGGGCCTGTACAGTTCAAGTTCGGCAGGTCATTGCACAGAGTCAATATGATGTATGTAAAGGGTACTACTGTAATGCCTTCGCAGCAGGACAAAAAGCAGGGGACATTTACAGAGAAGTATATACTCCCTTATTCCTTGATAGCATTCTACGGCATTGTGAATGAAAATGCGGCAGCAACCCAGGGGATTGACCTGACAGAGCAGGATATCATGTATTTGTTAGAGGGGCTGTGGAATGGGACCAAGAACCTTATATCTACTTCAAAAGCTGGGCAGATGCCAAGATTGCTGCTACAAGTTGTATATAAGGAAAAGAATTTCCATTTAGGGGAATTGGATAAGAGGATAAAATTTGTGAGCGACAAAAACGATGAGGAGATCCGAGACATAAAAGATGGAAAGCTGGATATCACTGAGCTGGTAAATGCTCTAAAGGCTCACAAGGATGCCATTGAAAAGATCAATTATAAGGTGGATGAGCGTGTGATTTTGGTGTCAGATGAGGTAGAGGTATCAATAAAGGAGGCTTTGGCCGGTTTTAATTTAAGCGAACTTCCGTTTTAAGGGGTATGGGATATGAAAGTGTTGGTATTTGACGTATTTGGCGATTTTGGACATTTTAAGAAATTTTATACTACTTCATCGCCTCTTACCTTTTCTTTCCCTCCCCCACCTACCGTAAAGGGAATGTTAGGTGCAATAATAGGGGCGGATAAAAGCGAATATTTAAATGTATTTTCATCTAACAACTGTAAAATTGCTATAAGGATTCTCTTGCCGGTAAAAAAGATTAGAATGGGAATGAATCATATTAACACCAAGGGCAACTACTGGATTCCCGTTAAAAAGAAGAACCATGAAGCTCGCACTCAGATTAGGACCGAGTTTTTGAAAAACCCGGCTTATAGAATATACGTATATCACAATGATAGAAGCATTTTTGATAAATTATCAGAATATGTTATGATGCACAAGACGGTTTATACCCTTTCCATGGGTTTAAGCGAGCTTTTGGCCGATTTTAAATACGTGGGGGTATGGGAAGCAGAGGAACATCACATGGGAGAGTGTGAAATTGTCTCTGTAATACCAATGAATGTAGTGAGAGAGTATGGAATACGTTTTGAAGAAGGTAAGAGGTATTTTAAAGAAAAAAT encodes:
- a CDS encoding IS1634 family transposase — protein: MDINDVKNIVAYNASSIPVLFEMCRIAKIAETVNDMVEWKVDNSKVSPGFLIEVLVVTIMHRRQPLWKIEEYWRKQKLGFMLEDSGITVEQLNDDAFARALDKLHTVNMKELVSRICLNMLKAHNLTIESLHLDTTSISVEGLYEGDENNDFIICYGYSKDNRPDLKQFKIGAAVQQSGLPVMGQLLSGNKSDREWNPEAIKEMKVFFEGQQYRDIIFVGDSATVSSYESLRQLEGIKFISRLPENFSCVSEWKEKAWQGVNWEEVGVLSESSRKDAAEYRIYEFVEAIDGKPYRFVLVHTNSLREQKIKTLQRRWEKEKRELEKEAKSIGKRAFACIEDAMRESVAFMEKVKSMHYNVEAYIEEKVSRKYSRKGRPGTEDRYEETVSYYVKHTIGERDDMACEKDLFMESTFVLITSVMDREKYPGWRILAEYKGQSSIEQAFKFLKSPVYLGPVYLKKPERVEALGYVFILVLLIASYLEYRVRKALRERGEFYIQPNGQKSTRPSVRTILEVLETVLVIYFNGDLYLPNDTSPKILKMLEWLGFSPDIYTKKINSIF
- the cas7b gene encoding type I-B CRISPR-associated protein Cas7/Csh2, translating into MKNRSEILFLYDVTDANPNGDPVDENKPRIDEETGVNIVTDVRLKRTVRDYLHDFKGLDVFILEIRDSDGNLKTKEERIADFKDNADIVKKCIDVRLFGATIAVRDKTLTLTGPVQFKFGRSLHRVNMMYVKGTTVMPSQQDKKQGTFTEKYILPYSLIAFYGIVNENAAATQGIDLTEQDIMYLLEGLWNGTKNLISTSKAGQMPRLLLQVVYKEKNFHLGELDKRIKFVSDKNDEEIRDIKDGKLDITELVNALKAHKDAIEKINYKVDERVILVSDEVEVSIKEALAGFNLSELPF
- the cas5b gene encoding type I-B CRISPR-associated protein Cas5b codes for the protein MKVLVFDVFGDFGHFKKFYTTSSPLTFSFPPPPTVKGMLGAIIGADKSEYLNVFSSNNCKIAIRILLPVKKIRMGMNHINTKGNYWIPVKKKNHEARTQIRTEFLKNPAYRIYVYHNDRSIFDKLSEYVMMHKTVYTLSMGLSELLADFKYVGVWEAEEHHMGECEIVSVIPMNVVREYGIRFEEGKRYFKEKMAVDMKQDRIVERYEDVLFEAQGKSICAQTKVYWEVENGERIVFF